AAAGCTCCTTAAAGAAGGGAAAAAGGTAGTCGTTGATGCTACCTTCCTTAAAGACTGGCAGAGGAAGATGTTCTTGGAGAAGTTTCCAGACCTGGTTATGCTATGGGTAGTGGCGGACGAAGAAGAGATTAAGAGGAGGTTAAAAAACAGGGTAGACATCTCGGATGCCGATTGGGAGGTGTACCTAAAACAAAAAGAGAGCTTCGAAGAACCAGAAGGTGCCATAAAGATACACACTCAGAAGAGTAAAGAGGAACTAATCCAAGAGCTTAAGCTCGTGCTATCATAATGCTATGCTGTGCATAGATCTGTCAGGCAAAAAGGCCCTGGTAAGTGGCTCAACCCGCGGCATAGGCAAAGCTATAGCCCTCTACCTAGCAAGGGCTGGAGCCGATGTAATAGTAACAGGTAGGGACAAAAACAGAGCTCAGGATGTAGCACAAGAGATAGAAAAAGAAACGGGAACTAAAGCCTTCGGCTTTGAATTAAAGCTGGACAACCCAGAAGCCATAAAAGAATCTTACGATGAGATAGAAAGAGAAGTAGGCCCAGTAGATATCCTTGTCAACAACGCGGGGATCACAAAAGACAAACTCTTCTTAAGGATGTCTCTGGAAGATTGGGAAGAGGTGTTAAGGGTAAACCTTACAGGGACCTTCGTGCTTACCTCGCTTGTAGTGAAGGGTATGATAAAGAAAAGGTTCGGAAGGATAATAAACATATCCTCCGTGGTTGGGTTTACGGGCAACGTGGGTCAGGTAAACTACTCTTCTACCAAAGCAGCGCTTGTGGGCTTTACCAAGAGTTTAGCCAAAGAGCTCGCAAACAGAAACATAACCGTAAACCTTGTGGCACCAGGCTTTATAAAGACGGACATGACCCAGAACCTTCCAGAGGATCTAAAGGAATCGTACCTAAAAAACATACCCTTGGGCAGGTTCGGAGAGCCAGAAGACGTGGCCGGAGTGGTAGCCTTCCTCTGTTCTCCATACGCAGACTACATAACGGGGCAGGTAATCCACGTAAACGGTGGCATGTACTAAATGTACCAGCTGTACGAGTACTTAGTATCCAAAGGCTACGAGAGGAGAAGAGTACAGGAAGAGTTCTTCAACGTAGTTAGAGACCTTGAGGGAAAGGTGTACCTAGTAGAAGCTCCGACGGGCACAGGCAAAACTTACAGTTATCTTATACCCATCATAGAAGAAGGTAAGAAAGCTATAATCTCCACAGGTACCAAGCTTCTACAAGATCAACTAAGAAGGGATCTAGAAACTCTCAGCAACTACGCTTACATAATCCTAGGCAAGAAACTCACTTATACCATACTAAAAGGGAAAAGTAACTACCTTTGTTTAGACGCTTACCACCGGATGGAACAAAAACCGATCGTTCTTGAGATTTTCCTCTCAAACCCAGAGTTTAACGGAGACCTAGAGCTAGTAGACTTAGATCCAGAAACGAAAGAGGAGCTAGGTATAGATGAAGACTACTGTAGTCCAAGCTACAGGAAGATATGCCCTTACTTTGGCGAGTGTTATTATTGGACAAGGGTGAGAAAGAGGTTACAGAGCTCTCAGATAATAGTCGTTAACCATGCCCTCCTGTCCCTCATGGAAATAGAAGATGCTTCCGAAAGACTCCTTATAGTGGACGAAGCCCACGAGCTTGACAGATATATGGTAAGTACCAACTCAATGAACATAAGCACCTACTTTCTCCTAAAGAAAGTAGTGAACAAGCTAACGCAGGATACAAGTTCAGAGTACAACAGCTTGAAGCGTAATATAAAGACCTTCTTTAATTACTTCGATCCTTATTTGGAGCAAAAAGACAACCATCCTCTTAGCAGCCTTAAAGAGTTTTACGACGCTTTTATGGAGCTTATATGTATCCCTGTAATCAATCTTTTTGCAGAAAAGAGTAAACAGCTGCTTTCTGAAGTCAGAAAAAGCTTGGAAAGTAGGGTATATATATGCCAAGAGCTAAAAGACTATCTTCTTGAGCTTGGCCTTTTTGAAGATTTATTAGAACATAAGGGAACATACTCTGGTGCTTCTGAAGAGGACAGAAAAATACTAAAAAACATAAAGGATTATGAACTACTACAAAAACGGTTAAACAAGCTGCTCAACTTTGCCGATGCTATGAAGAAAGAACCCGATGGCTTTGGCTACTCGATAAGTAAAGAGTGGAGCGGAAGGTTAAAAGACTATAACTACACACTATCCATCTTTCCCATCTTCTCCGAGTTTCCCACCAAAAAGTACAAAGGTGTCCTCTTTACTTCAGCCACTTTAGACCCTAAAGAGTTTGCTATGAGTATTGGAGTAAAAGGCAAGTTTCATAAACTTGAGCACACCTTACCCTACGATAGGGTGAACTTCCTAGTCTATATGGTGGACCCAAGGGATGAAAGATGGAAAGATTGTCTTAAGTACGCCTTCAAGTATCTGAGAAGTATTTACGATAAGGTACTTGTACTTTTAACCAACAAGGAGCATGCCCACGTATTCAAAGATGAGGAGCATATAGGTTTTCAAGGAGAAAGAAACCTGCCTTTACTTCTCAAAGACCTTCAAGAAGGAAATATAAAAGCTTTAGTAGGTTTTGACAGTCTTTGGTTTGGTATAGACATAAAGGGTCAGAAGGGGATATTGATGTCCAAGCTGCCTTTTGATAACCCAGATGATCCCATCATATTTCACAGGATAAGGTTCCTAGAGCGGATGGGAGAAGACTCCTTTGAATACCAAAAAAGAAGGGCACTCATAAAGTTTAGGCAGGGTGTGGGTAGGCTTATAAGGTCAAAGGAAGACGGTGGCACTATAATCCTATGCGACAAAAGACTGTTTAAATTCAAAGAGTTTAAAAAGGTGCTAGAAGAACTGGGAATAAACCCAGTTCGTGTATACGTTTAAAAGCCAAAGGTGGTAGGAATGTCAAGGTTTACGTCCTTTACCTCCTTTATCTCTGGGAACCTATTCCTAAGAGCCCTTTCTATACCTGCCTTCAGAGTAAGAACGGACATACCACAACCTGCACACGCCCCTATCATCCTAACCAAGACGGTACCATCCTCTGTAACGTCCACTAATTCCACGTCTCCTCCATCAAACCTAAGGGCTGGCCTTATCTCATCCAAAACAGCCTCTATTTCTTCTCTAGTAGGCATACCCATCCTCAAACCTCCTTTCCAAAGAGTTTAATATAAATTCTTATGCAAGAAAAGGAAGACAAACATGATAAAGCTCACTATGTGGTGATAGGTAGGATAAGAGACACCTACGGAATCAAAGGATGGCTTAAAGTAGAACCCTACCTATCTGTAAAACATTGGAGCAAGCTAAAGGGAGTTTACCTCAAGAAGAAGGGGGGAGATTACGTACCCTTTGAACTGGAAGGTGTCAAGAAGCACCATAAAATGGTAGTGATAAAGTTTAAGGGTTGTGATAGCTTGGAATGTGCAGATAGGTTTATTGGTGCTAAGGTCTTTCTTCCCGAGGAATACTTGCCTAAAGTTTCAAAGGACGAGTACTACTTTTTCCAGATTGAGGGGAAAGAGGTAGTAACAGAAGATGGTAAGTATCTTGGGAAGATTACAGGAGTGTTGGAACTCAGCCCTTACTTCTTGCTTGAGATAGATGAGGGTAAGCTCTACGTTCCCTTTGTCAGTGCCCTCGTTAAGTCCGTTGAGGACAAGGTATACGTAGAGAACTCTTTGGCTGAACTTTTGGAGGAAGAGAATGATACTTGATTGTTTGTCTAAGAAGCCTTTTTCTGTTGTAGGACATAGGGGTTCTTCAGAAGGCTACCAAGAGAATACCATAGCAGCCATAGAACATGCCATAAAGGTGGGTGCTGACCTTGTAGAGGTGGACGTAAGGTCTACCAAGGATGGTGTTCTTGTACTGTCACATGACAAAGACCTAAAGAGGGTATTCGGGATGGATATGCTCCTAAGGGAGGTTGATTACAAACAGGTCAAAGAAAAGCTTCCTACTCTGGAAGAAGTACTTGAAGTTGTCAATGGAAGGGTGTGTATGCTCCTTGAGATAAAGGAAGCGGATATAGTGGATAGCTTGGTAAAGTTGATACAAAAGCTTGGAGTTCAAAGCTGGTGCGCCATAATATCCTTTGACGATCAGACCATTAGGATGGTTAAGGAACTCCTCCCTGACGTTATCACAGGTCTGGTGTATGCAAAACCACCTGGTAGGATCTTTGATGCTAAAAAGCTGGGCTGTAAGCTGGTTGTTCCTCACTGGAAGATAGCCACAAAGAAGGCAAACGATAAGAGTCATCAACTTGGTTTAAAAGTCATAGCATGGACAGTAAACGACGAAGAGACAGCCCTAGAGTGCTATCAGAGGGGAGTGGATGCTATAGCTACAGACTTCCCTTCTATGCTTGTAAAACTTAGGGAATCCCTCCTTCAATAGAGGTATTTAACCTTATAGCCTTTTATAAAATCTTTTCCCGATACTCTTTTACCCTTGGGGGTTATGAGCTCCTCCACCAAGAGGCTGTCCTCGCCGCAGGCTACTAAAAGATCTCTGTCATCTATTACCTGCCCTGGCTCTCCTTGGTAAGGCAAGACGCTAGCTTTCAGTATTTTTATCCTTTCTCCACTCTCGAGGTAGCAGTAAGTGTTAGGATAGAGGCCCCTTATCCTATCCCTCACACTGCTGGCAGTAGCTTTCCAACAGATACGAAACTCCTCCTTCTGCACGGGTGGCGCGTAAGTTGCCCTTTTTTCATCCTGCTCCACAGGCTTTATGGACCCTTCCACCCAAGCCATGGCCGTTTTTATAAGAAGTTCTGAACCTTTGATGGCAAGCCTTTCTGAAAGAGTTGATAGGTTGTCTTCTTCTCGTATGGGTTCCTCTTCTTGTGAGAGTATGGGGCCTGTATCCATACCCTCGTCCATGAGTATGACCGTGTTCCCAGTCTTTTCTTCCCCTGCCATCAAGGACCTCTGGATGGGAGAAGCCCCACGGTAGAGAGGAAGTAAAGAGGCATGAAGGTTTAAACATCCGTACTTAGGAAAATCTAAGACTTCTTTCGGTAGGATCATTCCGTAAGAGACCACGAGTATTAGCTCAGGCTTCGTTTTTTCGACTATGGGAAGGAGATCCTTTTTCCTCTCTGGTTGGAAGATTTCAAGACCGAGCTCTTGTGCTACCCTTTTGGTGGGTGGGGGTGTAAGTCTTAGACCTCTACCTGCTGGCCTGTCAGGTTGACACACTAAACCTACCACCTGAAAACTCTCAAAGGCTTTCTTTAGGCTCGGTACTGCAAATTGGGATGTTCCCATAAAGAGTACCCTTAAACTCATCTTACGTACTCTAGATAGACGTCCTGGTCTATTACTTGACACCTTCTTAGTGTAAACCTTGGGGTATCCTTCACAAACTCAACACCTATGTCTCCCAAAGTTTTTCCTGAACCTATGACCATTGGTCCTATGAACACGCAGAGCCTGTCCACCAAGCCCGCTTTGATGAACTCCGTGGCCGTCTGACTGCCGCCCTCTACAAGTATGTGCATAATCTCCCTCCTGTGGAACTCTTTAAGGAGATCCCTTAAGTTGAACCGGCCACCCTCGGATGGAAACCGAAGAACCTCCACTCCCATGTCTTCCAGAAGCTTTATCTTTTCTGTGTTATCAGAGGAAGTTACCACTAAGGTCTTGGCGCTTTTTTCCACCACCAGCTTGCTCCCCATGGGTATTTCCAAATCTGGGTCCAGCACTATCCTTAAGGGCTGTTTCTTTGCAGGTATGTGTCTTACGGTCAGTAGTGGATCATCCTTTAAGACCGTCCCTATTCCCACGAGCACGGCTGTGGCTTCATGCCTTAGCCTGTGGGCAAATTCCCTACTCTTCTGACCACTTATCCATTTGCTGTCTCCTGTCTTGGTAGCTATCTTACCATCAATGCTCTGGGCAAGCTTTAGGGTAACGTAGGGTCTTTTTTCGGTGATGTACAGAAAGAAGTCTTCGTTTAGCTCTCTGGCTTCTTCTTCAAGTACACCTACGTCTACCTGTATACCGGCCTGTCTGAGTTTTGAGACTCCCTGTCCGCAAACTAGCGGGTTTGGATCCAATGTGGCTATAACCACCCTCTTTATCCCAGCCTGGATTATGGCATCCACACAGGGTGGTGTCCTTCCCCAATGGGAACAAGGTTCAAGGGTAACGTAGAGGGTAGCCCCCCTTGCTCTATGCCCTGCCTCTTTCAGGGCTATTACTTCAGCGTGTGGGAGCCCAGCTTTTTCGTGGGCTCCCTTTCCTACCACTACCCCGTCCTTTACTATGACACAACCTACGGTAGGGTTGGGATGTGTAAGACCCTTATACTCCCTTGCCAGGTCTAAGGCAAGGGACATAAAACGCTCGTCTACTGTCAGACTCCAGCCTCCATTATCTCCTTCATGAGTTTAGAGACCTCTTCAGCCACACCCCTAAGCTCTGGCTCGTTGTACATTTCCACCATGGCAACGGGGTCTATGGTGCTTATTATCCTCTTGTTACCCTGGTCAAATATGGCTATCCTACACGGCATGGCTGTTGATATGTAGGCATTCTTGGAAAGAACTTGGCTCGCATGTCTTGGTGAGCATACCTCCACTATCACACAGCTGTAGTTTATGGGAACGCCTTTGTTCTCTAGGATCTTAGAAACCTCATGAACTGCCATAACTCCAAAGCCCTTTTCCTTTGCCTTCTCTTCAATCTTTTGCCTTATCTCTTCCAAGCTCTTCGTACTCTCTAGGTTTATCAGCATGGCAAACCTCCTCAAGAGTTATTAGTCTATTATACCATCAACTAACTACTTGACAAAAGCTCACTAAAGATTATTATAAAGATTCATATCAAGTTTGGGGGTGAGAGATGTTCAGCGAGAACCTTCTTTCAGCTAGAAGCTTGGAGTACCTAAACCTGGCTAAGGAACTGGCAAAAGCGCAGGGGGAGAGTAAGGTAGACACTGACCATCTTCTTCTGGTACTTCTCAAGGATGAAAACTCTCCTCTTTCCAAATACTTGGAGAAGAGGGGAATAGACAGTAGGAGTGTTTACAAGAATGTTCAAAACTACCTCCAAAGACTAAAGAGTCAGATAGACAAGGCCTCCGAAGAGGAGAGCAAGTACCTCATAGACCTGAGAAGCAAGATAATGCAGGTAAAATCGGACATAGGCAGCGTCCAGACAGAACTGAAGAACCTAAGGAGGAAGAAAGAAGAAATAAGCAGGGAGCTGGAAAGAGCCCGTAGGTACGGAGATTTTTGGAGTCTGACTGAGCTCCAGATGGAGCTATCCACGGTAGAGAGCCTTATAAGGCAGTACGAAAGGCAGATAGAGAGCGTAGAGAGGTCTCTAAGGAATGTCTTCTCTCCGGAAGACGTAAAGGCTTTCTTGGAAAACAAGTTAAGCATAGATGGACTTGTTAAGAAGGCTCTTGAAAAGTCTAGCCTTGTCGAACAGGCAAAGGAGTTGGGCATATCGCCCGACAGGATAATGGACAAGGTTGCAAAGAGAGTCTTCGGGAAAGAGCCTCCTTTTGATTACGCCGAGTACCTAGTAAAGGTAGTAGAAAGGGCTCAGGATAAGGCTCTCTCTGAAGGAAGCGCAACGGTGGAGCCTTATCACATAGTCTCCGCCCTCATTGAATCAAAAGAAACTATAGCTGGTAGGATTTTAGAAGAGTTACAAGGAGGTGAAAAGATGAAGGATGTAACGCAGGAGCTTAAGGAAGAGGAAAAGTCTGCCCTGGAAAGGTTTGGTGTGAACCTCACCCAGCTTGCCAGGGAAGGGAAGCTAGACCCTGTCATTGGCAGGGAGAAGGAAATAAACCAAGTGATAGAGGTGTTACTAAGAAGGACCAAGAACAACCCAGTGCTCGTTGGAGATCCTGGAGTTGGAAAGACTGCCATAGTGGAAGGTCTTGCACAAAGGATAGTGAACAAGGAGGTACCAGTAGAGCTTCAGGACAAGGAGATAGTTTCCGTAGACATAGGATCCCTACTGGCAGGTTCTAAGTACAGAGGTGAATTTGAAGAAAGGCTAAAAAGCCTACTTGAAGAGGTAAAGCAGAAAGGTAACATAATCCTCTTCATAGATGAAGTTCACACGGTGGTGGGTGCTGGCAAAGCTGAAGGCGCCGTGGATGCAGGAAACATGCTAAAACCAGCCTTGGCCAGAGGTGAGATAAGGCTCATAGGAGCCACCACAGTGGACGAGTACAGAAAGTACATAGAGAAGGATCCTGCCTTAGAGAGAAGGTTCCAGCCCATATACGTGGATGAACCTACAGTTGAAGAAACCATAGAGATACTGAAAGGGCTAAGAAATAAGCTAGAAAACCACCACAAGGTAAAGATCTCTGATGAAGCCATAGAGGCTGCTGTAAAGCTTACCAAAAGGTACGTTACCTTCAGGAAGCTACCCGACAAAGCCATAGATGCCCTTGACCAGGCAAGCGCTCGTAAAAAACTCTCCGCCGTATCCTTACCACCTGAAGTGCAGGAAATAGATAGGAAGATAAAGTCCCTTGAGGAAGAGATACAAAAAGCCTACCTTGCAGGTGACTACGAAAAGGAAGCCCAGTTGAAGATAAAGAAAGTTCAGCTGGAGAAGGAAAAGCAGGCCTTACTTGAAAAGATTGGTAGTGCAGACTACAGGATACAGGAGCTAAAGAAAAGGATTAGTGAATTGGACCAAGAGATAATACGCGCCGCAGAACTCGGAGATTATGAAAGAGAAGCGCAGTTGAAGATAGAAAAGGTAAAGCTTGAAAAGGAACTCAAAGAGCTTGAGAACAAGAAAGCGAAGGAACTTGTGGTAACTTGGGACGATGTAGCTATGGTAGTATCCGAATGGACAGGCATACCTGTAAGCAAGCTAAAGGAAGAAGAGAAGGAAAGGCTCTTACACCTTGAAGAGGAACTACACAGAAGAGTTATAGATCAAGAACACGCTGTTGTAGCTGTAGCAGAAGCAATAAGGAGGGCAAGGGCTGGTCTTAAGGATCCTAAGAGACCCATAGCTAGCTTTATGTTCTTAGGTCCTACAGGAGTGGGTAAGACAGAGCTTTCAAAAGCTCTTGCCGAAGTACTCTTCGGGGATGAGGATGCACTCATAAGGCTTGACATGTCCGAGTTCAAAGAAGAGCACAGTGTCTCCAAGCTAATAGGTGCACCGCCAGGTTACGTGGGATACGAAGAAGGTGGAAAGCTTACAGAAGCCGTAAGGAGAAAGCCTTACTCTGTAATACTTCTTGACGAGATAGAAAAGGCTCACCCCAGGGTGTTTGATCTGTTCCTACAGGTACTGGATGACGGAAGGCTTACAGACTCCCACGGTAGGACAGTAGACTTCAGGAACACAGTCATAATAATGACCTCCAACATAGGCTCCCAGTATCTCCTATCCATACCTATAGAAGCTGACGAAAAGAAAGTAGAAGAAGAGTTTGAAAAGGCCAAGCAGAAGGTCTTGGAAGAGTTAAAGTACCATTTCAGGCCCGAATTCCTAAACAGGGTAGACGAGATAATAGTCTTCAAACCACTCACCATGAAGGAGCTTCTACAGATAGTAGACCTCATAGTAGACAGCATAAACAAGAGGCTCCAAGAGAGGTCCATCAGCATAGAGCTCACAGAGGAAGCCAAGAAGCAGATAGCAAGACTCGGTTACGAACCAGCTTATGGTGCAAGACCACTTAAGAGAACTGTGCAAAGGTACATAGAGACTCCTCTGGCAAACAAGATAATCAAGGGAGAGATATCTGACGGTCAAAAGGTGATAGTTGACTACGTGAACGGAGAGTTTATATTTACACCTCAGTAGGGGGCGAACGGTTTCGACGGGGCTGGTGAGCTAAGGGTAGCAGGCAGGGTGGCAACCTTAACAGCCACCGGGAAAAACACTTCCCGAAGCTGAACTCGCTCTGGCTGCCTAATTAAAAGGCAGCCGCCCTACGGTGGGTGCACCTCTGGCCTGCCGATAGGGCTCAGACACAGGGGTGTAGGAAGGTTTCTCGCTAGGCGGAAACCTTCCGAAAGGCAAGCCTAGCTATGTACCATCTTCCCTGCGGGTGGGGAAGTGGTACAGAAAACCAAACACCCGCTAAGCCTGTAGAAGCCCTTAAGCGGGCCAGTCTCGGACGAGGGTTCGATTCCCTCCGCCTCCACCAAATCAAGGAACTTTTACAGATCTAACAATATCCTTTACGAGGGCAAAGGAATCTATTCCTTCCCTGACTATCAGTCTATGGGAAAGCACGTAAGGGGCTACGTCTATAACGTCTTCAGGTACCACGTAATCCCTTTCTCTCATGTAAGCCACAGCCTTGGCACAGCTGGCAAGATGTATAGCACCACGTGTGGAAGCTCCTAGGATTATGTCTGGATGGCTTCTTGTTTTTCTCACCATGTCCACTATAAAACCAGCCACTTCTTCAGAGATGTACACTCTTTTGACCTGCTGTAGGGTATTTACAATCTCCTGGAGGCTAACCAAAGGACGCAGGTTGTTTACCACCTCTAGAGGGTTTTCTCCCTTCACTATCTGTACTTCCACATCCCTGTCAGGATATCCCACAGATATACGCATGCTAAAGCGGTCTAGTTGAGATTCGGGTAAGGGATAGGTTCCGTACTGTTCTGCCGGGTTCTGGGTAGCTATCACAAAAAAGGGAAAGGGAAGCTCATAGGTGGTACCATCCAAAGTTATCTTCTTTTCGGCCATGGCCTCAAGAAGGGCACTCTGTGTCTTAGGGCTTGCCCTGTTTATCTCGTCGGCCAGGACCGTCTGGTGGAATATGGGCCCTGGTTTAAAGACAAAACTCCTCTTTTGCTGATCGTAAACGTTTACCCCCGTTATGTCCGAAGGAAGTAGATCGCTGGTAAACTGGATACGGGCAAAAGAAAGACCCAGGACCCTAGAAAGAGCTAGGGCTAGAGTGGTCTTACCTACACCTGGTACGTCTTCTATGAGCAGGTGCCCACCAGAGAGAAAACAGGCAAGTGAGAGGAACACAACCTCTTCCTTACCTTTGAGCACGCTGGATACGGCACGAAGTACCTCGCTTATGTTCATCTAATGCTTATTTTAAAAGATTTTTGAGCACCTCCTCAACCTTGTTCAGGTAGCCCTTTCTCTCTTCGTCGCTGACGTAGGGCACCGAGTAGAAGAACTCCACACCCTTAACATCTACACCACAGAAACCAAGAGTGGCCGAAAAGGTCTGCTTCAAACACTGAGCAAAGTCTTTGTAGTCCTCCTGGGATCCACCAAGTGTTACAAAAAATAGAGCTTTCTTATCTCCGAGGAGTCCCACAAGCCCTGAATCTCTCTCTTCATAAGCAAAGCCGTAGGAAAACACTCTATCTATGTATCCCTTGAGGATGGCTGGGAAGCTGTACCACCACATGGGAAAGATAAAGATGAGAAAGTCCGAAGACCTTATGTAATCTTGTTCTCTCTTGACATCCTCTAGGACCTTTCCTTGTTGCAGGCTTATAAAGTCCTCAGCTGAAAGCACCGGGTTAAAACCGACGCTGTAAAGATCCCTGACCATGTACTCAACACCTAAAGATTCTAAGGTCTTTTGTACCCTCTCCAATATGGCATGGTTAAAGCTCTTTGGATTTGGATGAGCATAGATCACAAGAGCTTTCATCTTCTTACCCCCTTAATAGTTTCATGAACTCCCTTAGCATCTGCGGAAGGTTAGGCCAGGCAAAAGCTGAGACTATGTTGCCATCTACCACAACGCCCTCGTTCACATACTGAGCTCCAAGGCTTTCCACGTCAGGCTTGCACGCTATGTAAGCAGTCATACGCCTACCAGACAGGTCTAGCTTTGGTCTAACAGCTACTAACACCTGGACGCCGTGGCACACAACACCTATGGGTTTGTTGGTTTCAAAGAAGTGCCCCACTATACGGCTTATGTTCTCGTCCAGCCTTATGTACTCGGGAGCTCTCCCACCTGGTATAAACAGGGCATCAAATTCCTCTGGTTTTATCTCAGAAAAGGAAGCGTGGGACTGAAGTGTGTAACCCCTCTTTTCAGTGTAAGTTTCCCAGTCTTCCATGTCGTGAACTACAAGGTGTAGTTTCTTTTTCTTAGGTGAGGCGACAACGGCCTCAAACCCTTCTTCTAGAAACCTATAGTAAGGGTAGAAGACCTCAAGGGTCTCTGCTGCATCTCCAGTTATTATGAGCACCTTCTTCATGTTGTACCTCCTTACTCTACAAACTTGCCTTCAAAGTGTCTTATGTGTTCCAAAAGATCCTTTTTACCATCAAAGAAGGCGGCCACATACTGGGCAAGTCTCTCTCCCAACCTCCTACAGGCTTCTATTTCCTCTTCCTTCCTTGGCTCTCCAGAGACTACGGCTCCATAGTGGAGTGTAAACTTCTTACCCACGTAGTCTGTTACCCCGAATACCAGAAAACCAAAGTTCATAAGGACCGTGAGCACTGACATACAGGCTATCTCGTTTCCACCACCCCATCCACCTGAGGAAGAGAAGGCACATCCAATCTTACCGTCTATCTCTCCCCATAGCTCTCCTAGAACATCGTCAAAGAACCTTTTGAGTTTCCAGGAGATTATGCCCATGTTGGTAGGTGTACCCACTGCTATGCCATCTGCCCATAGAACATCCTCCTTAGTAGCCTCATCTACACGCTTTATCCTTACTTCTGTACCTTCAACCCTTCTGGCACCCTCTGCCACATAATGGGCCATCTTTTCTGTGTTGCCTGTGCGAGAATCGTAGATTATGAGAACCTTTCCCATGGTTCTAACCTCCTTCTTTATGGGATTTTACGAATGTATCTAGCTGTAAGTCAAGAACGGCCTTTAATGTGATATACTTACATGTTTGTAAGCTATGGAAAAAAGTGTGTGTCCTATAGAGGTCACCCTTAACGTCATAGGTGGCAAGTGGAAGTTCCTCATAGTGAAAAACCTCTTGGGCGGTAAGAAAAGGTTCTCTGAGCTCTACAGGTCCATAGAGGGTATAACGCAGCGTATGTTAACGAAACAACTCAGAGAACTTGAGAGGGATGGGATAATCAACAGGATAGTCTACCCAGAAGTGCCACCGAAGGTTGAGTACGAGCTTACTCCCATAGGCAAGGAGCTCTATAGGGTATTTGTAAGCCTGCAGGAGTGGGGAGAGCTCTACCTGAAGGAGAAGGGCTACGAGCCTTTAGTGCCCTGCGACACAGAAATCAAACTGAGATAACTCATTGCCAACGCCTCACAACAGCATACTCTTCAAGGAGGAAGGAGGGTTACAGCCATGAAGTACACTCGGGAGATGTTAAGGGA
The DNA window shown above is from Thermocrinis minervae and carries:
- a CDS encoding winged helix-turn-helix transcriptional regulator, which translates into the protein MEKSVCPIEVTLNVIGGKWKFLIVKNLLGGKKRFSELYRSIEGITQRMLTKQLRELERDGIINRIVYPEVPPKVEYELTPIGKELYRVFVSLQEWGELYLKEKGYEPLVPCDTEIKLR